A genomic stretch from Lathyrus oleraceus cultivar Zhongwan6 chromosome 2, CAAS_Psat_ZW6_1.0, whole genome shotgun sequence includes:
- the LOC127123234 gene encoding uncharacterized mitochondrial protein AtMg00860-like — MKEVVRKEVVKLLDAGLIYPISDSSWVSPVHVVPKKGGTTVIKNEKNELIPTRTVTERRQQTNLILNREKCHFMVYEGIMLGHKISNRGIEVDKAKVEVITNLPPPVNEKGIRSFLGLVGFYRRFIRDFSKITKPLTNLLVKDTPFLFDKKCSEAFEILKRELVSAPIVISPDWSLPFEIMCDTSDNAVGAVLGQ, encoded by the exons ATGAAAGAAGTAGTTCGTAAAGAGGTTGtcaagttgttggatgcgggGCTGATTTACCCCATATCCGACAGCTCATGGGTTAGTCCAGTGCACGTGGTACCAAAGAAAGGGGGGACtactgtgataaaaaatgagaaaaatgagttgatcccAACTAGAACTGTTACAG AAAGACgccagcaaacaaatttgatcctaAATCGGGAGAAGTGCCATTTTATGGTATATGAAGGAATCATGTTGGGACACAAAATTTCCAATCGAGGCATAGAAGTAGACAAAGCAAAAGTGGAGGTGATAACTAATTTACCACCACCAGTGAATGAAAAAGGCATCAGAAGCTTCTTGGGACTTGTGGGTTTTTACCGCAGGTTCATCAGGGACTTTTCTAAGATCACCAAACCATTGACAAACTTACTTGTAAAAGATACACCTTTTCTTTTTGACAAAAAGTGCAGCGAAGCTTTTGAGATCCTGAAGAGGGAGTTGGTGTCTGCTCCTATAGTGATTTCCCCTGATTGGTCTCTcccttttgagatcatgtgtgataCAAGTGATAATGCAGTAGGGGCAGTGCTAGGACAATGA